A genomic region of Xanthocytophaga agilis contains the following coding sequences:
- a CDS encoding aldo/keto reductase translates to MELTHYRTFGKSGLRVSPLTLGTMTFGEEWGWGASTEESKSILKLYLDKGGNTIDTANLYTKGHSEKIIGDYLKETGIRRDSLVLSTKFYGNLYPGDPNAGGTSRKNIIQSLEQSLRRLQTDYIDLYWMHAFDEFTPIEETLSALQDMVTSGKVRYIAVSDTPAWKVAQAQMISQFRSWASFIGLQIEYSLLERTSEGELIPMAQELGLGVMPWSPLKQGILTGKYTRENQNDQSTGRYTKPDLPESTHTIIDRLREIANQQNTTIAAVALAWVMAQPGISSTLIGARTTNQLQQNLEALSVSLTPDDLTYLNEVSEPVLNFPIPFMRAAYHNGMGGTTINGKTSVLSPILPQNSQEVY, encoded by the coding sequence ATGGAACTGACACATTATCGTACATTTGGAAAATCCGGATTGCGGGTAAGCCCTCTCACACTTGGCACTATGACATTTGGTGAAGAATGGGGCTGGGGAGCTTCAACAGAAGAATCAAAGTCTATTCTTAAACTCTATCTCGACAAAGGTGGAAATACGATTGATACAGCCAATTTATATACCAAGGGACATTCAGAAAAGATCATTGGTGACTATCTAAAAGAAACCGGTATCAGAAGAGATAGTCTGGTATTATCTACCAAATTTTATGGAAACCTTTATCCGGGTGATCCCAATGCTGGTGGAACCAGCCGTAAAAATATCATCCAGTCACTGGAGCAGTCTCTGAGACGCCTTCAGACTGACTATATTGACCTGTACTGGATGCATGCATTTGATGAATTTACACCTATTGAAGAAACATTATCAGCTCTACAGGATATGGTAACGTCCGGCAAAGTTCGTTACATAGCTGTTTCGGATACTCCTGCATGGAAGGTAGCACAAGCGCAAATGATTAGCCAGTTTCGGAGTTGGGCATCGTTTATTGGTTTACAAATAGAATATTCACTACTGGAGCGCACGTCCGAAGGCGAACTCATCCCAATGGCACAGGAACTTGGTTTGGGAGTAATGCCCTGGTCTCCACTGAAACAAGGTATCCTGACAGGGAAATATACTCGTGAAAATCAGAATGATCAATCAACCGGAAGATATACTAAACCAGATCTTCCAGAAAGCACACATACAATCATTGATCGGCTACGAGAGATTGCAAATCAACAGAACACCACTATCGCAGCAGTAGCTCTTGCCTGGGTAATGGCACAACCAGGTATATCTTCTACCCTTATTGGAGCAAGAACTACAAATCAATTACAACAAAATCTTGAAGCACTTTCTGTATCACTAACACCTGATGACCTTACATATTTGAATGAAGTATCTGAGCCAGTACTGAACTTCCCTATACCCTTTATGCGGGCAGCTTATCACAATGGAATGGGTGGTACTACCATTAACGGCAAAACCTCAGTGCTATCTCCTATACTACCCCAAAATAGTCAGGAAGTGTATTGA
- a CDS encoding AraC family transcriptional regulator, whose protein sequence is MKAEDIPYIYNSISEFQRDMGLPKPLHPLISVVRLEDIRFSAKRIETKIALNFYKISFIEGGNRKIRYGQTYFDFDEGGLFFISPGQVISVGSPTENLCGLTIYLHPDLIRNHNLGKKIKDYGFFSYSMVEALHLSEKEKNIILGLFHQIQMELDSAIDTFSQELLASYVELLLDYSNRFYTRQFITRKTAHNDLLDKLDTLLSDYFRSGKALHNGLPTVQFVSEQLNFSSDYLSDMLRTYTGQSTQQHIHNKLIEVAKELISTSNLTISEVAYQLGFEHPQSFTKLFKQKTDLSPMVFRHSFN, encoded by the coding sequence ATGAAAGCTGAAGATATACCCTATATATACAATTCCATTTCCGAGTTTCAACGAGATATGGGCCTTCCCAAACCGCTGCATCCATTGATAAGTGTAGTGAGACTGGAAGATATTCGATTTAGTGCAAAAAGGATTGAAACGAAAATCGCACTAAACTTTTACAAGATATCCTTTATTGAAGGTGGAAACCGAAAGATACGGTACGGACAAACATATTTTGACTTTGATGAGGGAGGACTTTTCTTTATTTCTCCAGGACAGGTAATCTCTGTTGGCAGTCCAACAGAAAATCTATGTGGCTTAACCATCTATCTGCATCCTGATCTGATACGCAACCACAATCTGGGCAAAAAGATAAAAGACTATGGATTTTTTTCCTACTCCATGGTAGAGGCACTGCATCTATCTGAAAAAGAGAAGAATATCATACTAGGCTTATTCCATCAGATCCAGATGGAGTTAGATTCAGCTATTGATACCTTTAGTCAGGAACTGCTGGCTTCTTATGTAGAACTATTGCTTGACTACAGCAACCGATTCTATACCCGGCAGTTTATTACCCGCAAAACAGCCCATAACGACCTTCTTGACAAGCTGGATACGTTACTCTCAGACTATTTCCGAAGTGGCAAAGCTCTGCATAACGGTTTGCCAACTGTTCAGTTTGTATCTGAACAACTCAACTTTTCATCGGATTATTTAAGCGATATGTTACGCACCTATACAGGTCAAAGCACACAGCAACATATTCATAACAAACTGATCGAGGTTGCCAAGGAACTGATCAGCACCAGCAATCTGACTATTTCAGAAGTTGCTTACCAACTAGGTTTCGAGCACCCACAATCTTTTACCAAGTTATTCAAGCAGAAAACAGATTTATCTCCTATGGTATTCAGGCATTCTTTTAATTAG